The nucleotide window TTTTCTTCACAGTAAACAGTAAACTGTATACTGTAAACTGGCTACTGTTTCTTCTCCCTTATCATGGTCAGCAGCATCTTGTAGCGCTCGGGGGCGTCCAGGGCGTGGGGGATGTCGGCCGGCATGAGCAGCGATTCGCCCGCCGAGACCTCGACAGGTTTCCCGCCGATGGTGATGACAGCCTTCCCCGCCAGGACCTGTACCAGGGCATCGAAGGGGGCGGAGTGTTCACTCAGTCCCTGTCCCTGGTCGAAAGCGAAAACGGTAACCGTACCTACGCCCGTCTGCACCAGGGTCCTGCTGACCACCGCCCCGTCGCCGTATTGGACAAGCTCGTCCAGCCGCAGCGCTTCACTTACCGGCATTGAACCTTCCTTTTTCACTACCATTTCAACCTCCCGTGAAAATTCCAGTTATCGCTGGCAACAGCCGAAGCGGACTGGATATAA belongs to bacterium and includes:
- a CDS encoding cupin domain-containing protein, producing the protein MVVKKEGSMPVSEALRLDELVQYGDGAVVSRTLVQTGVGTVTVFAFDQGQGLSEHSAPFDALVQVLAGKAVITIGGKPVEVSAGESLLMPADIPHALDAPERYKMLLTMIREKKQ